ACTGCAATGGACAGGAGAGGCCAAATCCGATGTGGTGATGGAAAAGTTTTATGTAGGAGGGTTATTTGTCCGTATGCCTTGGGTGAAGGAGACAGTAGGTGAAATCGTCAGTGCTTCCGGATTGCGGAATCTCGAACTGGAAGGACAGCGTTCCATTTGGAGTGATATTGGGATCAAGCTTGACGGCCGGGATGATTTTGCACACATCGCCATATTTGACCATCCCGAAAACAAAGCCTTTCCGACTCCATGGCGGGTGGACAATGAGTTGGGAATGGGCCCTTCCAGGCAGATTTTGGGAGATTGGAAAATAGCTGAGGGGGAAAAGGAAGTCATTTGGTACAGGTTATTGGTTTATACCGGAGAGTTGGATAAGATATTATTGATGGATATTTGGAAGGACTTTATTCAGCCCTGATCTGGTTGAAACAGTCTTTGGAAACGCTGGACTGAGCATTGGAATTTACTCATTCAATTGAAAAACAAAATCTGGTTATTGAAGACCACGGAACTATCCATTTTACTTTTTAGAAAATTTTTTCTCTAAAAAATATTTTTTTAAAATTTTATGGGGTCATTTTTATATAACTCATCCTCTTAATAATAGAAAGCCAAATAACCACATAGCCTTTATGGTCAATAAACCCCAAACAACCAAACTTTCTTCTGTTATCTCTTTAAGGCATTCTGAATCAACTAAAATCTTTGAAAAAAAATCTGATTTGGAGGTTTGGAATGCTTTCGACAAAGGAGATGAAATGGCATTTAATTACATCTATAGGTGTTTTACCCCAATCATGTTCAGTTTTGGCATTCAAATCACCAAAGATGTTGATTTGGTCAAAGACAGTATGCAGAACATTTTTATTGACCTAAGGCGGAAAAGAGGGTCATTATCAAATGTAATCAGTATTAAATCCTATTTACTTAAAATACTGCAGAGAGAATTGTTCAGAGCAATCAAAAAAGAAAGCAGTCATTCCAGTCAAAATTCTGAATTACCGGAAAATGCATTTCTGATAGAAGTTTCCCATGAAACCAAAGTGATACAATTAGAATCAGAGTCCGAAATGAACACCCAGTTAAAGAAAGCATTGAACCAACTGACTGCAAGGCAACGTCAAGCGCTTGTTCTTTTGTACGAAGAGGGGATGAGTTACAAGGAAATTGCCGAGGTTTTGGAATTTAATGAAGTGAAATCAGCCAGAAAATTGGTTTATAGAGCCATTGAAAGCCTAAAACAAATATTGAAAAATTAAAAACCTATTATTTACCTATTGAATATTTTAAGCATTAATACTATACAATGAAATTCAAAGATTACGATATAGAGCATTTTCTCACGGATGAATTTTTTATCCAATGGGTAAAAAATCCCAATGAGAATAACCAACATTTTTGGGAAAAATGGATTTCGGAGCATCCTGAGAAAAGGAAAGTTGTGCAACAGGCAGCGTCTGTTATCCGGTCAATTCAATCCAATCAAAATACTGGAATTTCTGATGCATTGTATGTGGACATGTTTGAAAACATTATCAAAGCGGAAGAAAAAAAAATGCCGGTCAAGCCCAAACCCGATGAATCCAATTCTTGGTTTTCTATTTTTTCCATCAGAAAAATTGCAGCTACGGTGGTTATCGGATTTTGTATATGGATTTCTTATGATGTGATGGTAAAAGGAGTTGAAATCCAAACAGAAATCCCAAAAACATTGATTGTTTCAAGGTCAAATCCGGCAGGTAAAAAGTCAATAATATCCCTTTCTGAGGGTACTAAAATTCATTTGAACGGAGAAAGTAAAATAGCTTATCCTGAGGTATTTGAAAAGGACCAAAGAAAGGTAGAGTTGGTGGGCGAGGCTTATTTCGAAGTAGCAAAGGACGGCAGGCCATTTATTGTTTCGGTTGGAGATAATGCCATCAATGTGCTTGGCACTTCATTCAATGTCAGGCAAAATGGAGCAGGGGGATTGGCTGTGGCCTTGGTTGAAGGGAAGGTCAAAGTAAATGACCGGCTTGGAAATCAGGTATTGTTGAATCCCAATGAGATGTTGGTAATTGAGGAAACAGGAAAATTCTATAAATCGGATTTCGATCTGATGGAAATCACTGGGTGGAAGGATATGTATTTGATTTTCAACAGCGATAGTTTTGAAGAGGCCAAATCCAAGATCGAAAATTGGTACGGAGTCGAAATAGAGGTAAAGGGAAAAATCAGTGAGACCTGGGTGTATTCAGGCCAATACAAAGAAGAGTCCTTAGAGAATGTCCTTAGAGGAATAAGCTTAACATCCGGATTAAAATATACCATAAAAGGAAGGAAAGTCACTATCACTAAACCCTAAAAACCATGAGCAAGATAATTGAAGATTCAGGATAAAAAACAAAAGGCAGAAGAAGTTCTGGGGGGAACTGATTTCTGCCTTTCCAAGCCTCACATCACTTGGTAGCACTGAGAGGCAAGAGTTCAAGTTTTCACCACTTAAACCATTCAATATTATGAAAAAAAATATACAGAGACAACTAATTATGTTCTCCAAAAGACTCCTATATGGATTTATCATTCAGTTGTTCTTCTGTACTGTCCTGATTGCCAATGACAGTAATGCCCAACGGAAGACAATTGAAAATGTAAAAGTAAATATTGCGATTAAAGAAAAGCCTGTCAGCGTGGCTTTTGAATTAATTGAATCCACAACGGATTTCCGCTTTACATACAATGATAATCTCATTGATTTCAACCAAACTATTACAATTGTTGAAAAAAATAAATCAGTTTACAAAGTCCTCGAGGAGATATCCAAACAAACCCAAATGAACTTTGTGCAGGTGAATGAAAATATTCATGTCAATCCTAAAAAAGGTCGAAAAGATGGGGGTGGTATTCTAATAATCGAAGGTTATGAGAAAATAGTGACCGGAACGGTGAAAGATAATAATGGTGAACCCTTACCTGGAGTTTCAATAATAATTGAAGGGACTTCAATAGGCACTATTTCTGATTTAGAAGGAAATTATTCATTGGAAGTACCACAAGAAGGGATATTGTTGTTCTCTTTTATTGGTTTTGAAAAGCAAAGGGTCGAATTATCCGGACAATCTATAATCAATATTATCCTTCTGGAAGATGCCAGTTCTTTACAAGAAGTGGTTGTTATGGGATATGGGGTACAAAACAAAAAGGACCTTACCGGATCTGTATCCACTGTAAATAACGAGAGAATAGATAACAGAAAAGCGATTCAATTGTCAGATGCTCTTCAAGGTGCTATGGCAGGGGTAACAGTTTCTAGAACAGGAAGCGCCCCAGGTCAAGCTTCTACAATTAGGGTAAGAGGGATAACTTCATTAAATGTGAATGATCCTCTGGTTATTGTTGATGGTGTACCTGGATTGAGTCTGGAAGATATTAATCCCAATGATGTCGAAAATATTACTGTGCTCAAAGACGCCGCCTCCCAGGCAATTTACGGTGCAAGAGCTGCCGCAGGGGTAATTTTGGTAACTACAAAGAGAGGGAAAGAAGGGAAAATACAAATCAATCTTGATTCTGATTTCGGTTTTAATTCACCCACAACTTTGCCAAAATTCACAGATGCCAAAACCTTCAGGATCTTGAGTAATGAAAGGTCTTTGAATGATGGTGGAGGAATTATTTTTGATACGGCAGTCAATGAAAACTATGAGCAGTTGAATAGAGATGATCCTGACAGATACCCAAATACGGATTGGCAAGATCTTATTTTTAACAACATCCCTTCAACGAGGCAAAGGCATGATTTATCACTGTCTATGGGTACAGAACGGCTATTTACAAGAGCATCTTTTGGTTATATGAAAGAAGACGGTATCCATGACAATATAGGATTTGACAGGCTTACATTCAGAATCAATAATGATTTTAAATTCAGTAAAATATTCAGAACCAATGCAGATATCGGTTATAGAGGTTCAAATTCTACAAATCCCGCCTATGAAAGAGGAGCAGTAGCTGATGCCAGAAGATTTCCAGCTTGGTTTTCAGGCATCCGTCAAGATGGAGAATGGGGTGAAGGAAAAGATGGTGATAATCCTTTTGCTGAAGTAGTAGAGGGAGGGAATATACAAAATAGAAGAGATGTATTCAATGCTTCATTGGGATTTACCATCAGTCCTATAGAAGGATTTAATATCAAAGGAAATATTTCTCCCGTATATGAATATGGAAATTTTGAAATTTTCAGGACACCACCCATAATTCCAAGATTAGACGGGGGCTTTTTTCCACAGAATCAGCTTAATCTTACTCTAGGAAACCAAAAAGTATTTTCCCTGACAAATCAACTTTTTGCATCCTATCAAAAATCCGTCAATGACCATAATTTCGATGTTTTGGTGGGATATGAATCCTTTAAGACTTCTTGGGAACAAGTTGAAGCGGAAGCTAGAGATCTTTCTGTAAAGTTACCTGCATTGGCTTTCGGCGATCGTTCATTGGCAACAAATCAACAATTCGCATCTGAAAATGCACTGGAATCCTATTTTGGAAGATTCTCATACGATTATAAGCAGAAATATTTTTTTCAATCCAATTTCAGAGTGGATGGATCCTCCAGATTTGCACCTGATGTAAGATGGGGCTTTTTCCCATCAGCATCTGTAGGATGGGTCATCTCCAATGAGAATTTTAACATGCCTGGCTTTATTTCATTTTTGAAATTGAGAGCATCTTATGGGGAGGTAGGAAATGAAAGAGTCGGGAATGCGAGAACTGGTGGCTCTGAGTTTTTTAACTTTTATCCATATCAGGGAATTTTCCAGCCAATAACCAATATTTTGTTTTACAATAATAATCAAATCTCTCCAGCCTTAGGCTTGGTTCAAAACTTTTTGTCAGATAATTTGATTCAGTGGGAAACCACAAAAACTATCAATGCGGGGCTTGATTTTGGTTTTTTTGGGGACAGATTGACTTTATCAACGGATTATTATGTAAGAACTACTGAAAATATCATTGATTTGTTGGACATTCCCAATTATCTCGGTTTTCCCCAAAACACCCGTACAAATGTTGCCTCCATAGAAGCTAGAGGGCTTGATTTTGAAGTCGGATTTAGAGGTAATTCCGGAAAGTTAAATTATTCCATCAATGGAAATGCGGCTTTTGTAAATACAGAAGTCATTAATCTTGGTAGTGAATTTTTCCTTACAGGGGGAGGTAATTTAGTCAATCAACCAGGTTTTGCATATAATGAATGGTTTGGGTTCAAAACTGACGGTTTGTTCCAAACCCAGGAAGAGGCGGATCTGTATGGTACAGGAGCAAAAGCGGGTGATGTTAAAATCCTTGATCTCAATGGAGATGCCATTATCAATGAGGAAGATCGCGTTCCCTTGGGACCTTCACTCCCAAGATTAAATTATGGTGGTTCCATTTCTCTGAACTATAATAATTTTGATTTCAACTTAGTAGCCTATGGAGTAGGAGAGCATACGAGAAGGTATGAGGGCTTCCAAGTTAGACCATTTGATGAAGCTTTTGGAAATATCCCTTTGAATATTGTTGGAAATTTCTGGAGTTCTGAAAATTCAGTGGACGAAAATCTTGCTGCCACTTACCCACGCCTGTCCCAAACTTCTTTCAGAAATTATGAAAATTCAGATTTTTGGCTTTACAATGGAGGTTTTTTGAGGATTCAGAATATCACCCTTGGTTATTCTCTTCCACTACAGCTTATTGAAAGATTGAAGATGAATAGACTAAGGGCTTATGTGAGTTTAAGGGACTT
This window of the Aquiflexum balticum DSM 16537 genome carries:
- a CDS encoding FecR family protein, translated to MKFKDYDIEHFLTDEFFIQWVKNPNENNQHFWEKWISEHPEKRKVVQQAASVIRSIQSNQNTGISDALYVDMFENIIKAEEKKMPVKPKPDESNSWFSIFSIRKIAATVVIGFCIWISYDVMVKGVEIQTEIPKTLIVSRSNPAGKKSIISLSEGTKIHLNGESKIAYPEVFEKDQRKVELVGEAYFEVAKDGRPFIVSVGDNAINVLGTSFNVRQNGAGGLAVALVEGKVKVNDRLGNQVLLNPNEMLVIEETGKFYKSDFDLMEITGWKDMYLIFNSDSFEEAKSKIENWYGVEIEVKGKISETWVYSGQYKEESLENVLRGISLTSGLKYTIKGRKVTITKP
- a CDS encoding RNA polymerase sigma factor codes for the protein MVNKPQTTKLSSVISLRHSESTKIFEKKSDLEVWNAFDKGDEMAFNYIYRCFTPIMFSFGIQITKDVDLVKDSMQNIFIDLRRKRGSLSNVISIKSYLLKILQRELFRAIKKESSHSSQNSELPENAFLIEVSHETKVIQLESESEMNTQLKKALNQLTARQRQALVLLYEEGMSYKEIAEVLEFNEVKSARKLVYRAIESLKQILKN
- a CDS encoding SusC/RagA family TonB-linked outer membrane protein, which translates into the protein MKKNIQRQLIMFSKRLLYGFIIQLFFCTVLIANDSNAQRKTIENVKVNIAIKEKPVSVAFELIESTTDFRFTYNDNLIDFNQTITIVEKNKSVYKVLEEISKQTQMNFVQVNENIHVNPKKGRKDGGGILIIEGYEKIVTGTVKDNNGEPLPGVSIIIEGTSIGTISDLEGNYSLEVPQEGILLFSFIGFEKQRVELSGQSIINIILLEDASSLQEVVVMGYGVQNKKDLTGSVSTVNNERIDNRKAIQLSDALQGAMAGVTVSRTGSAPGQASTIRVRGITSLNVNDPLVIVDGVPGLSLEDINPNDVENITVLKDAASQAIYGARAAAGVILVTTKRGKEGKIQINLDSDFGFNSPTTLPKFTDAKTFRILSNERSLNDGGGIIFDTAVNENYEQLNRDDPDRYPNTDWQDLIFNNIPSTRQRHDLSLSMGTERLFTRASFGYMKEDGIHDNIGFDRLTFRINNDFKFSKIFRTNADIGYRGSNSTNPAYERGAVADARRFPAWFSGIRQDGEWGEGKDGDNPFAEVVEGGNIQNRRDVFNASLGFTISPIEGFNIKGNISPVYEYGNFEIFRTPPIIPRLDGGFFPQNQLNLTLGNQKVFSLTNQLFASYQKSVNDHNFDVLVGYESFKTSWEQVEAEARDLSVKLPALAFGDRSLATNQQFASENALESYFGRFSYDYKQKYFFQSNFRVDGSSRFAPDVRWGFFPSASVGWVISNENFNMPGFISFLKLRASYGEVGNERVGNARTGGSEFFNFYPYQGIFQPITNILFYNNNQISPALGLVQNFLSDNLIQWETTKTINAGLDFGFFGDRLTLSTDYYVRTTENIIDLLDIPNYLGFPQNTRTNVASIEARGLDFEVGFRGNSGKLNYSINGNAAFVNTEVINLGSEFFLTGGGNLVNQPGFAYNEWFGFKTDGLFQTQEEADLYGTGAKAGDVKILDLNGDAIINEEDRVPLGPSLPRLNYGGSISLNYNNFDFNLVAYGVGEHTRRYEGFQVRPFDEAFGNIPLNIVGNFWSSENSVDENLAATYPRLSQTSFRNYENSDFWLYNGGFLRIQNITLGYSLPLQLIERLKMNRLRAYVSLRDFFTIESNFLQGWDPEAGNTSYPIMKSVIMGLQVQF